TCCAGCGTGACGGGTTGCGCGAACTGCGCGGCGAGCGCCGCTTCGAGCGGGCCGCGCATTCGTCGCGCGCGCGCGCGGCGGCCGGCGTCGGCCAACGCCGAATCGAGCGCGACGACGAGGGCGCCGCCCGCGAAGCGCGCGTGCAGCGTGAGCCCGGCGAGCGGACCGTTGGCGATGCGCAGCGTCAGCACGTCGGACGGCGACGGTCGCGGTCCGGCGGGCGCTTTGCCGGGCGGCGCGCTTGCATCGGCCGGCCGCGCGCGCCGGGTTCGCGCGCGCGGGTCGTCGGCCGCGTCGCTTTCCGATGCGTCGCCTGCGGGTGCGCGGTGCGGCGGCGCATCGCCCGGCTGCGCGTCGAGCCAGGCGGAAAACGCATCGGCCGCGCTTTCCGCGTCGCCGCCGGCCGGCACGAGCGACTCGTGCGATCCGCACGATGCGCGGAGCCGCGCGCCGGTCGTCATCGTTTTCACAGCGGACATCGTTTCATTCCAGCAACGCGTTCAATTTTTCCTGATCGACGAGCGCGCGGCGCAACTGATCGAGCTGGCCGTCGCGTTCGAGCCGCAGCGCCTGCCACTGCGCGTCGACTGCCTCGATCCGGTCGGCGAGCGTCTGGTCGCGCTGATGAAAGCCCGCGAGCTCGCGCTTGAGCGCCTGCAGCGACGCGTAATCGTGCACCGCATCGGTGTCCGCGCGCTCGCGCCAGTCGAGCCACAGCGCGCGGCGCGCTTCGAGCAGGCTCGCCTTGCTCGAGAGGAGCGTCGCCTCCTGTTGCTCGAGCATCGCGAGCACGCTGCGTATGCTGCGCTCTCGACGCTTCTTGATCGTCACGAGCGTGGTCAGCGTTGACCGTCCACCGTTGTCCATAACTGATCGATCGTCTGTTCAAAAGTGTTCTTCTCCGTCACCGGCTGGCACAGGAAGCGGCGGATCGCGTCGCGGCGCGCGAGCGCGTCGTCGGCTTCCGGATCGCGTCCGGGCTGATATTCGCCGACCCGCACGAGCAGCTCGATGTCGCGATAGACGGCGTCGAGCCGCCGAAGCCGCGCGGCGAGCGCCAGGTGGCGCGCATCGACGATCTGGGCCATCACGCGGCTCACGCTCGCGCCGACGTCGATCGCCGGATAGTGGTTCGCCTGCGCGAGCTTGCGCGACAGCACGATGTGGCCGTCGAGGATCGACCGGACTTCGTCGGCGACGGGCTCGTTCATGTCGTCGCCTTCGACGAGCACCGTGTAGAGCCCCGTGATGCTGCCCGTTGCCGCCGGCCCCGCGCGCTCGAGGAGGCGCGGCAGCCGCGCGAAGAAGCTCGGCGGATAGCTGCCGGCCGCGGGCTTTTCGCCGGCCGCGAGGCCGATCTCGCGCGCCGCGCGCGCGAAGCGCGTCAGCGAATCCATCATCAGCAGCACGTCGCCGCCCTGGTCGCGGAAGTGCTCGGCGATCGCGGTCGCCGTGTACGCCGCCTTCAGCCGCTCGAGCGCGGGGCGATCGGACGTCGACACGACGACGACCGCCCGTGCGCGCGCCTGCGGCGTCAGCGTGCGTTCGAGAAACTCGCGCACCTCGCGGCCGCGCTCGCCGATCAGCGCGAGCACGGTGACGTCGGCGAGGCTGCCGTCGCAGATCATCCCGAGCAGCGTGCTCTTGCCGCCGCCCGCCGCCGCGAAGATGCCGATCCGCTGGCCGCGCCCGCACGTGAGCACGCCGTCGATCGCGCGCACGCCGAGCGGCAGCGGCGTGTCGATGACGGTGCGCGCGAGCGGATCGGGCGCCGCGCGATCGAGGTCGATGCGCGTCGCATCGTCGGGAATCGCGGGGCCGTCGTCGAGCGGCCGGCCGACGCCGTCGACGACGCGCCCGAGCAGAAAATCGCCGACCGCGATCCGGTGCGGCCGCCCGAGCGCGCGCACCGCGCTGCCCGCCGCGATGCCGCGCGGCTCGGCGAACGGCGACAGCAGCGCCGCGTCGCCGTCGACCGCGACGACTTCGGCGTCGATGCCGCTCGGCTCGAGCCGGCACAGATCGCCGAAGCCGACGCCCGGCAGCGTCGCGCGCACGAGCGTCGGCCCGATTTCGACGACGCGGCCGAAGCGGACGCCGGCATCGGGCGCGACGCCGCGCGGCGCGAGCCGTGCATCGACGAGCGCGGCGACGCGCGCACGATCAAGCGGCCGCATCGGCGAGCTCCCCGATCAGGTCGGCGGTGCCGATCACGCGCAGCTCCGCCTCGTCGCCGATTTCCTGAAACGACAGCACGGGCAGCTCGCCGAACTCGCGCTCGACCATCTTGCGAACGAAGCGGCGCACGTCGATCGCGGTGACGAGCACGGTGCGCCGCAGGTCGGCGTCGGCGAGCGCGCTCTTCAGGCGCGCGACGATCGCGTGCGTGTGCTCGGGCGCGAGCGATGAATACGAGCCCGCGGCCGTCTGCCGGATCGATTCGCGGACCATCGACTCGATCCGGTCGCCGATCATCCAGCAGTTGATCCACGGCTGTCCGGCGCGATGGCGCGTCGCGATGTGCCGCCGCAGCGCGACGCGCACGTATTCGGCGAGCATCACGGGATCCTTCTCGCGCGGCGCCCACTCGACGAGCGCCTCGAAGATGCCGCGCAGATCGCGCACCGACACGCGTTCGTCGACGAGCCGCTGCAGCACGTCCGCGATCCGGCCGATCGGCATCTGCCGCTGCACTTCCTTCACGAGCTCCGCATAGCGCGATTCCATCGCGTCCATCAGGAAGCGGGTCTCCTGCACGCCGATGAACTGCGCGGCGTGCCGGTCGATGACGAGCGACACGCAGTGCGCGACGCGCGCCTCGTCGCGATGGACGGTCACGCCGAGCGCGGCGAGCGCGTCCGCGTGCGCGGGGTCGATCCATTGAAGCTGCAGCTGCGCGAACGGCAGCGGCTCGACGCGCACGCGCTGCGCGACGCTCGCGCCGCGCGCGTCGGCGAGCCATTCGTTCGCCGGCATCGCGAGCGTGACGACGGGCTCCTGATAGAGCAGGATCTGCACGGCGTCGGCGGCGAGCCCCGCGTCCGCCTGCAAGTGGATCTCGGGCAGCGGCAGGCCGAGCTGCTCGAACTTGTGCGCGCGCAGCGCGTCGAGCGCTTCGGCGAGCTTCGACGGCCGCACGGCCGATTCGCCGTGGCGGATCATCAGCGGGATCGCGCCCGGCGTCATCGCGAAGCCCGCCTGGCCGCCCGCGTGGCCCGCGAGCGCGCCCGCCGGCGCGGCCCCGCCGTGCGCCGCGGCGCCGATGCCCGGCGCGGCCGCGCCGCGCTTCGCGCGCCGGCGCAGATGCCACGCGCAGCCGAACACGAACGCGGCGAGCGCGACGAAGTAGACGACCGGAAAGCCGGGCAGCAGCGCGAACACGAGCAGCACCGCCGCGGCGAGCCAGAGCGCCTGCGGCTGCTTGCCGATCTGCTCGGTGAGATCGGCGGCGAGCGGCTGGCGCGTGTCGCCCGGCACGCGCGTGACGATGATGCCCGCGGTGATCGAGATCAGCAGCGCGGGAATCTGGCCGATGAGACCGTCGCCGATCGACAGGATCGCGTACGTCGACATCGCCTCGCTCGCGCTCATCCCGTGCATGAACACGCCGACCGCGGTGCCGCCCAGGATGTTGACGAGGATGATGATGATGCCGGCGATCGCGTCGCCCTTGACGAACTTCATCGCGCCGTCCATCGCGCCGTAGAGCTGGCTCTCCTTCTGCACGAGGCCGCGCAGCCGGCGCGCTTCGTTCGCGTCGATGGTGCCGGCGCGCATGTCGCCGTCGATGCTCATCTGCTTGCCGGGCATGGCGTCGAGCGAGAAACGCGCGCTCACCTCGGCGACGCGTTCGGAGCCCTTCGTGATGACGATGAACTGGACGATCGTGATGATCACGAACACGATCAGGCCGACGCCGAGATTGCCGCCGACCGCGAAGCTGCCGAACGTGTAGACGATCTCGCCCGCGTCCGCCTGCAGCAGGATGAGCCGCGTCGTGCTGATCGTCAGCGCGAGCCGGTACAGCGTCGTGATCAGCAGCAGCGAAGGGAACACCGAGAACTCGAGCGGATCGCGGATGTACAGCGACATCATCAGCAGGATGATCGACACCATCAGGTTGAACGCGATCATCAGGTCGACGAGGCTCGTCGGCAGCGGCACGATCATCATGAACACCGCGACGAGCAGCATCACCGCGAGCACGATGTCCTGACGGCCCGCGGCGCGCGCGAGCCACGGCGCGAGCCGTTTCATGCGGCGTCTCCGGCATGCGCGTCGAGGAGGCGCCGCATCGTCCGGTGGCCCGCGAGCCAGTCGTCGACGCTCGTGTCGCGCGGGAACGCGCAGCTCACGACGAGCTGGCTGCCCGCCGCGAACGCGCGCAGCACGAGGCCCTGCATGCGCAGCGGGTCGCAGCGCGCGATGACGCGCATCAGCGCGTCGCGGCGGCGCGCGGCGTCGACCGCGCTCGCGAGCGACAGCGTGAGCCGCCCGTCGGCGACTTCGACGAAAAGACGCGTGCCCGCGTGAGCGAATTCCATTCGCTCGCCGATGCGGGCACAAGGCAAATCGAGGAAGCGTAGCAACTGTTCGAGTCGGCGTTCCGTTTGCAAATCCATGCGGTTCCTTCGTACGCCGAAGATGCGTCGTGACGAGTCGTGAGACAAGGTCGGCACATCTTCCCGAATCGAACCGGCGCGGGGCATACGGTAAAGACCTGAATTGGCCGGCGCGCGAAAAGGCAAAATGCGATAATTGCGGCGCGGATGTTGCGGGGTACACATCAATAATGAGCGCATTGTGGGAAAAGTCGCTGACCGCGCGGATCATGGTGATCCTGAGCTGCGCGATGACGGCCTTCTGGCTGTTGTCCGAGTCGATCGGCTTTTATTTTCGATACATCGAGGCGCAACGAGAGCTGCGCAGCGAGCTGACGTGGCAGCTCGAATCGATCGCGCAGGAGGAAAGCCGCCGCTACGAGTACGCGGAGCGCCAGGCGCGGATGCTGATGTCGTGGTGGAGCGTGCTCGACGAGCGGATCATCCTGCGCCCGAAGGCGCAGGCATCGGTGCAGCACGCGATCTTCGTGCCGTTCAAGGATGCGAAGGGCAATCGCGAGCTCGTCGAGCGCGCGCGCGAAATCGTCGAGATCTACGGACACGCGGATCCGCGCAACCGGATGGACACGTTCCTGCTGCTGCCGACGGAAGGCATCGTGCTGTTCGAGCCGGAAACGATGTCGAGGGACGACATGCAGCGCAAGATCGCCGCGTTGTCGACGCTGCGCACGCTGCCGAAGCTGCCCGTCGTCCATTGGGGCGCGGCGATCAAGGATTCGAACGGCATGATTCGCGCGGCGGCCGCCGTCGTCGATCCGAACACGGGCATCGTCGCCGGCCAGAATTTGAGAGTCGGCGATTTTCCGGCGATCGCGAAGGACATGGGCCTCGAGGCGCCGCCGCGCTTCGCGCTGCAATCGCAGACGGGCGATGTGTTCTGGATGGGCGCGGACGTGTCCGCGAAGCCGCCGCCCGCGTTCGTGCTCCCGCCCAAATGCGACCGCACGCACTGGATTCGCCGCGGCGACTATTACGTGATCTGCACGCCGCTATCCGGCCCGAACTGGCAGGTCGCGGCGATCTACCCGGTCAGCGCGGTCACCGACAAGGCGATGTCGCTGCTGCCGCTGACGACGCGCTGGACCTTCGTCGTGCAGCTCCTGCTGATCGCGTTCGTCTACGTCACGCTGCAGCGGCAGCTCGGCCAGCCGCTGCAGCACTTCGTCGACATCATCGACGCGCAGCGCGAAGGCGATCTCGGCCGCCGTCTGCCGACCGGGCGCCGCGACGAGCTGGGCCGGATCGCGAGCGCGTACAACTCGCTGCTCAGCACGGTCAACGCGTATTACAAGACGCTCGAGAGCAAGGTGCGCGAGCGCACGCGCGAGCTCGCGGAGGCGAAGCGGATCGCCGAATCGGCGAGCCACCGCAAGAGCGAGCACATCGCGAGCATCAGCCACGAGCTGCGCACGCCGCTCAACGGGATCGTCGGCGCGCTCGCGCTGTTGAACCGCAGCGCGCTGCAGGCGGAGCAGCGGGATCTCGTGCGCGTCGCGCAGCAGTCGTCGTCCTATCTGCTCGGCATCGTCAACAACGTGCTCGATTTTTCGCGCATCGAAGCCGGCCAGCTCGAACTCGCGAGCGAAGAGAGCGATCTGCTCGCGCTGCTCGACCAGGCGATGCTGACGATCCACATCCGCGCGCAGGAGAAGAGCCTCAGTCTGCGGACCTTCGTCGCGGCGGACGTGCCGCGGCGCGTGTGGCTCGACGGGCTGCGCGTGCGGCAGATCCTGATCAATCTGCTCGGCAACGCGGTGAAGTTCACCGAGCACGGGCACATCCACCTGACCGTCGAGCGCCGCGCCGACATGCTCGCATTCGTCGTCGAGGATACCGGCAAGGGCATTCCGGACGACTATCAACTGGACATCTTCAAGCCGTTCGTGCAGGTGCGCGCGCACGACAGCGGCAACGGGCTCGGCCTGCCGATCGCGTCGCGGCTCGCGAACCTGATGAACGGCGAGATCCTGCTCGACAGCCGGCTCGGCAAGGGCACGCGCTTCACCGTGCTGCTGCCGCTGCAGGCGGACGAGAGGGCGCCCGCGCCGCTCGCCGGCACGCTCGTCGCGCCGGCCGCGCTGCACATGCAGATGCGCGTGTGGGGCCTGCAGGTCGAAACGGGCGACAACGCGCTGTTTCCGATGCCCGAATCGGGCTATCTGCCGGGCAAGCTCTGGGACAAGGTCGTGCTCGCGCTGCGCGGCGAGGCCGTGCAGGAGGAGGTCGCGCCGAAGGCGATCTGCCCGTGGTCGCTGAAGATCCTCGTCGTCGACGACGTCGCGGTGAATCGCGACATCGTCGGCAAGATGCTGCGCGAGCTCGGGCATCGGACGCGCGCGGCCGCGTCGGGCCAGCTCGCGCTGAAGCTCGGACGCTCGCACGTATTCGACCTCGTGCTGATGGACGTGCGCATGCCCGAGCTCGACGGGATGGCGACCGCGAAGCGCTGGCGGCACGTTGCCGAAGGCGTGCTCGATCCGGACACGCCGATCGTCGCGCTGACGGCGAACGCATCGCCCGCCGAGCATGAGCGCGCGAAGGCGGCGGGGATGAACGGCTATCTGACAAAGCCGGTTTCGCTCGAACAGCTCGCCGACATGATCAACCAGGTCGCGTCGACGCAGCTCGCACGCGGCGTCGAGCTCACGCCGAATGCGAAGTCGTGCTCGCCGCTCTTCGACCTGAACGACGCGGCGATGCGCGAGAAGCTGCATCAGGCGCTCGTCGATCTGCACCGGCAGATCGACGCCGCGTGGCACGCGAGGGACGCCGCGTCGATGCTGAACGTGCTGCACGCGCTGAAGGGCTGCGCGGGACAGGGCGGGCTCGATCTCGTGCGCGAGGCGGCCGAGCAGCAGGAGCGTCAGGTGCGCTCGGGCGGCTGGATGAGCGGTCACGACGTGCGAGACCTGGCGGAGCTGATCTCGATTCAGTTTGCGTGACCGGCGCGGGCGGGCCGCGCGGCGTCAGTGCAGCCCGAGGCGATGCGCCCAGTTGGCGAGTTCCGCCGCATTGTGCGCGTCGAGCTTGCGCATCAGGTTCAGTCGATGGGTCTCCACGGTCTTGATCGTGATCGTGAGCTTTTCCGCGATGTCGCGATTGCGGCAGCCTTCCGAAATCAGCTTGAGCACCTGGCGTTCGCGCGGCGTGAGCGCGACCGCGCCGTCGGGCACGGCCTTCGTCGTGACCTGATCGACATTGAGCGCCGGGTCGATCACCGTATGGCCGCGCCACACTTTCCAGATCGCGTCGAGCAGCGTCTGCTTCGAGCTGTTCTTCAGCAGGTAGCCGTTCGCGCCGGCCGCGAGCGCCGCGCTCGCGCGATGCTCGGTGGTCTCGGCGGTGACGACGAGAATGCCGAGGTCCGGCCAGCGCCGCCGCAACTGATGGATCACGTCGAGGCCGTTCATGCCGGGCAGGCCGAGATCGAGCAGCACGATGTCGGGATCGAGCCGCTGGCAGGCCGCATACACTTCGAGGCCGTTGCTGACCTCGTCGACGACGGACAGCGGCGGCGACGCGTCCAGCAGGTTCTTGAGGCCCAACCGCAGCAGGGGATGGTCCTCCACGACCAGGATGCGTATCTCGGCGGGAGCGGCGGTGTGCGTGAGAGCCATGGGACGGGTGTCAGACGAAGATGAAAAATTACTCAAGGCGTCCGAAGTTCAGGTGATGACCGGATCGATTCTATCAAGGTCTATCTTGAAAATGTCATGCCATGAAGCACGGATACTTGACTGACCTTCCCGCGTGCATCCGGCACGTCGGATCGGTTTCGATCGGCGGCGCGCAGCGCGGCCGCTGGTCGCTGACGATGGACGAACTGAGCGGCTGGTGCGGCGGCGGCGCGTACGGGATGTGCGTCGCGTTCGCGGTCGACGGCGCGCCGCACGACGCCGCGTGGCTCGCGCATGCGGCGCTGTGGCTCGCGTCGCTGCGCGGCCAGCCCGACGACGCGCTGTGGCTCGACGACGGCACGCTGTATTTCGTGCGCCGCTACGACAGCGACGTCGGCGCGGCCGCCTTGCGCGCGGGGATCGAGCAGCAGGGCGCCGTCGCGCGCTGGCTGAGCGCGCACCACGAAGCCGCGCGCGGCATGCGTCACGCGGGACCGGGCGAATGAAGCGCTCGCTTCACGGCGCGCGCGCGCTTGCCGCCGCGACGCTCGCCGCGAGCGCGTCCGCGTGGGCCGCGCCGATGCCGACGCACGGCGCGGCGCCGTTCTTTCTCGCGACGCGCGGCGCGAAGCTCGCCGACGTGCTGCGCGATCTCGGCGCGAACTACCGGGTGCCCGTCATCGTCAGCGAGCAGGTGGACGGCGCGTTCATCGGCACGCTCGACGGCGGCCCGCCCGACGCCGCGCTCGATCGTCTCGCGCGCCTCTACCAGCTCGCGTGGTATTACGACGGGCAGACGCTCTACGTGTATCGCGCGCGGGAGGTGTCGACCCGGCTGATCGCGCTCGACTATCTGCCGTCCGCGACGCTGATCGAGCAGCTGCGCGCGGCGAGGCTGCTCGATCCGCAGCAATGCCGCGTGCAGGCGATTCCGCAGTCGAACGCGATCGAAGCGTACGGCGTGCCCGTCTGCCTCGAGCGCATCGCGCAATTCGCGAAGCGCCTCGATCAGCAGGCGATCAATCGCGAGCAGAACCAGGAATCGGTGCGCTTCTTTCCGCTCAAGTACGCGACGGCCACCGATACGTCGTACAGCTATCGATCGCAGCAGGTGATCGTGCCGGGAGTCGTGTCGGTGCTGCGCGAGCTGGCGCAGGGCCGCGCGCTGCCGCTCAAGGACAGCCGGGGGCAGCAGCCAGCGAGCGACCGGCTGCTGCCGATGTTCGCCGCCGACGCGCGGCAGAACGCGGTGATCGTCCGCGACAAGCGCGCGAACATGAACCTCTACGGCGATCTGATCGCGCAGCTCGATCGCAAGCCGAAGCTCGTCGAGATCTCGGTCGCGATCATCGACATCAATGCGGAGGATCTCGGCGCGCTCGGCGTCGACTGGTCGGCGTCCGCGCGGATCGGCGGCGGCTCGGTCAGCTTCAACAGCGGCGGCCAGCCCGACGCGGGCAGCTTCTCGACGGTGATCGCGAACACCGGCAGCTTCATGGTGCAGCTCTCCGCGCTGCAGCAGAACTCGAAGGCGCGCATCCTGTCGCGCCCGTCGATCGTCACGCTCGACAACATGCAGGCGGTGCTCGATCGCAACATCACGTTCTATACGAAAGTGAGCGCCGAGCGCGTCGCGAAGCTCGAATCGATTTCGACGGGCTCGCTGCTGCGCGTGACGCCGCGCATCATCGGCGACGCGGGCCGGCAGGAGGTCATGCTGACGCTCGTCGTGCAGGACGGCCGCCAGACGAGCCCGCTCAGCCAGCAGGAGCCGCTGCCGCAGACGCTCAGCTCCGAAATCGCGACGCATTCGCTGCTGAAGGAAGGCGAGGCGCTGCTGCTCGGCGGCTTCGTGCAGGACGAGCTGAGCGAAGGCGAGCGCAAGATTCCGCTGCTCGGCGACATCCCGTTTCTCGGGCGCCTGTTCAAGACGACGCGCCAGAGCCAGCGGCATACGGTCCGGCTGTTCCTGATCAAGGCGGATCCCTGGCAGCAGACATGACGATCCGATGCACAAGCTCAAATGGCTGAACGGACCGCTCGCCGGGCTCGAGTTCGATTTGCCCGCGGGCGCGACGCAAATCGGCGGCGACGACGCGGACGTCGCGCTGCCGCTCGAAGGCGATGCGCGCGCGGTGCTGACGAGCGGCGAAGACGGCGTGCGCGTGTCGGCCGACGCGGGCGTGTGGGTCGACGGCGGGCCGTGGGACGCGGGCGATGCATTGCCGTTCGATCGCGCGATCGACGTCGCGGGCGTCGCGTTCGTGCTCGGCGGCAGCGGCGATGCGCTGCCCGCGCGGCCGGTGCCCGAGCGGCGGCGCGCGGCGCGGCGCTCGACGCGCGAGATCGCGTGCTGGAGCGGCGCGGCGCTTTCGATCGCCGCGATCGTCGCCGGGCTTGCGTTGCTGCTGTGGCGGCCGCCTCAGCCCGCGCGCTTCGATGTCGACGCGTGGCTCGCGCAGCAGCTTCGAGCGCCGGCGCTGCGCGGGCTGCACGCGCAGCGCGCGGCGGACGGCTCGGTCGTCGTGAGCGGACTGTGCGCGTCGTCGCAGGATGTCGGGCGGCTGCGGGCGCGGCTGGGCGAGCATGGCGTCGCGATGCGCGACGAGAGCTTCTGCGCGGACGCGCTGCGCGAGAACGTGCGCAACGTGCTCGCGCTGAACGGCTATCGGGATGTCGACATACGCAGCGACGCGACGCTCGACAGCGTCGAGATCCGCGGGCCGATCGTCGCCGATGCGGCGTGGCAGCGCGTCGTCGCGCAGCTTCAGATGCTGCGCGGCCTGCGCGCGTGGCGCGTGGTCAACGACCGCGCGCTGTGGTTCGACCGGCTGTGCGGCACGTTGACGGGCCGCGTGCCGCTCGACGGCCTGAACATCGTGATGTCGGGCAAGACGCTGATCGTCAGCGGCGCGGCCGATCCGGCGCACGCGCCGGCGCTGGCGGATGCGATCGCCGAATTCAACCGATCGAGCCGCGACGGCTTCGTCGCGACGTGGCAGGACGTGCCGTCGCTGCAGACGGCGAGCGCGTACCTGCCCGCGCCCGTCGTGACGGTCGGCGGCCATGCGGGCGCGATCTACGTCGTGCTCGCGAACGGCATGCGTCTGCAACTGGGCGGCGTGCTGCCGAACGGCTATGCGATCGTGCGCCTGACGCGCCGCGCGATGAGCCTGCGCAAGGATCAGCGCCTCGTGTCGGTGCCGCTCGACGTGTGATCATCCCGCTAGGAAACTTCGATGGTACGACTGACTTCTCTCGAAGAGACGCTCTTCGCCGACGACACGGGCGAAGCGCGCGACCGATTGATCGCGACGCTCGCGAGCGCGGCCGCGCCGCATGAAAATCATCCGGATGCCGTCCGGTTCGCGGCGAGCGCGGCGCGCGACGTGATCGACACGCTGTGGGCGCGGTATCACGGCATGCCGCCCGAAACGGCGAGTCCGGCGCGACGGCGCTGAGCGGCGACGGCAAGCGTCGGCGCTCGAAAACCGACAGCACGCGCCGGAATGCGGAAGAGGCGTCGAGCGACGTTGAACACAATCGAAGCACCGGGATCGGCGTGGACGTCGGATGGCCGATCGCGGCGACGGATTCATGAAGATCGATCGAAGGAGTTCAACGATGATAGGCAAGTTGTCGACGCATCCCGGCGTGACGGGAGCGATGCATCAGGAATTGCATGGCGCGACGGATACGACGCGGCCGTCCGTGACCGGGCGCGCGGCCGACCCCGGTCTCGCCACGCTCGTCGAGCGCGTGCGCGGCGAGACCGGGGTCGTGCCCGCGCATCTGATCGAGCTGCAGCGCGTCGCGCGCGAGCACGATTGTTTGATCGGCATTCGGCCGGTGGACCGGTCCGCGACGGATCTGATCGAAAGCGGCCACCCGACGAAGGATTTTCATATCAAGGGCAAGAGCGCGAACTGGGGTCCGCAGGCCGCGTTCATCTGCGTCGATCAGCGGTTCAGCAAGCTCGAGGACAAGCCGGAACGCATCGGGAAGTTCGACCGGCAGGTACAGTCCTGCATCGCCGAAGGCCACGCGAAGCGTGTGCCGCTGATGCTGTCGAAAGCGCGCTTCGACAAGTTGCTGGACGAGGGCTTGATCGACGAGGTCAAGCGCGACGGCAACGGCATGTCGATGACGTTCGAAGCGAAAGCGCCGAGCGGAGCGGTCTACGCGTTCGAGGCGACCCATGTGCACGTTGCCGGCGAAGACACGTACGCGATCGCGCATCGAGGCGAGCCGATCGAGGTGCTCGCGCCGCCGAGGGACGGCGCGAAGCCGTTGACCGCCGATTACGACCTGTTCCTGATCGGTCCGCGCTTCGACGATCTCGGTCCGCAGGACAATCTGCCGGTGCCGGACGTGTCGCACGACGTGTTCAAGGCGCGGCTCGACGGCTACAAGAACGGTGTGCCCGACGCGTTGCGAAGCCCGTACGAGCAGCCGGCCGAGTTCTATCGGAAAGCGGATGCGGAGATCGGCAACGTGTCGTCCCGCATGCGCGACATGATTCCGGCGATCAATGCGGCGCTCGTCGGCGACGGCGAGGCCGTCGTTCACCACAGTCCCGACTCGGCCAGCGCGGTCGCCGATCCCGGCGCGAACTATCCGGCGACGTTCGCGCTGCCGCAGAAGATCGGCCGCTTCGACGAGATCTGCATCATCCACGACAAGCGCGAGCTCGCGGAATTGATCGGCAGCGCGAAGCAGGCGGGCTACCACGTGCCGCTCAATCCGCTGTGGGAAAAAGAAGTGACGAGCGTGCGGCGCGAGTCGTTCTTGGTCGCGCGCGAGCAGTTGTCCGCGAATCTGTGGTGACGTGCGCCGGCCGCGCTACAGCCCGGCGTCGGCCAGCGCTTCGAGATGCTCGGCGAACGCGCCGAGGATCGCGTCGCGCTGGTCGGCGTCGTCGAAGCAATCGGCGGGCAGCAGCTTGACGAGTTCCAGCATCGCCTTCGCATAGCGGTAGCGGAGCGCATCGTCGCGGATCGCGGCGTCGGTGCGCTCCGCGAGCCAGCCGGCGCTGATCCAGCTCTGCTCGACGCATTCGACGAGCGATTGCAGCAGCGCGTCGGCATCCACGTCGCGCGTGTCCAGCATGCGCGCCGCGCGCGCGCAATGATCTTCGACGCCGAGAAATTGCAGGATGCGTTTCAGGTCGGTGATGACGGCCGCGAGGTGCGCGTCCATCGCCGGCCCCTGCGCGGACAGCTCGAACGCGAGCGCGCGGATCAGCGTCTTCAGCTTGCGCCTGCGATCGCGCAGGCGGCGGAATGCGTCGAACCACTCGGTGAGGCGCTTTTGCCGATCGGCCGCACGCTGATATAGCCGCCGCAGCTCGGCGAGCCCCGCGCGGCCGGCCTGGCCGAATTCGAGCCGCGCGAACAGCTGCAGCGCCCATTCGTCGCCGTCGAGGATCGCGGCGAGCGCGTCTTCGGCGCGCTTGCGCCGCATGCCGGACAGCTTGCCTTCCTCGAGCATCGCGCCGAGCAGCAGCGCG
This genomic stretch from Burkholderia oklahomensis C6786 harbors:
- a CDS encoding EscN/YscN/HrcN family type III secretion system ATPase — protein: MRPLDRARVAALVDARLAPRGVAPDAGVRFGRVVEIGPTLVRATLPGVGFGDLCRLEPSGIDAEVVAVDGDAALLSPFAEPRGIAAGSAVRALGRPHRIAVGDFLLGRVVDGVGRPLDDGPAIPDDATRIDLDRAAPDPLARTVIDTPLPLGVRAIDGVLTCGRGQRIGIFAAAGGGKSTLLGMICDGSLADVTVLALIGERGREVREFLERTLTPQARARAVVVVSTSDRPALERLKAAYTATAIAEHFRDQGGDVLLMMDSLTRFARAAREIGLAAGEKPAAGSYPPSFFARLPRLLERAGPAATGSITGLYTVLVEGDDMNEPVADEVRSILDGHIVLSRKLAQANHYPAIDVGASVSRVMAQIVDARHLALAARLRRLDAVYRDIELLVRVGEYQPGRDPEADDALARRDAIRRFLCQPVTEKNTFEQTIDQLWTTVDGQR
- a CDS encoding EscV/YscV/HrcV family type III secretion system export apparatus protein gives rise to the protein MKRLAPWLARAAGRQDIVLAVMLLVAVFMMIVPLPTSLVDLMIAFNLMVSIILLMMSLYIRDPLEFSVFPSLLLITTLYRLALTISTTRLILLQADAGEIVYTFGSFAVGGNLGVGLIVFVIITIVQFIVITKGSERVAEVSARFSLDAMPGKQMSIDGDMRAGTIDANEARRLRGLVQKESQLYGAMDGAMKFVKGDAIAGIIIILVNILGGTAVGVFMHGMSASEAMSTYAILSIGDGLIGQIPALLISITAGIIVTRVPGDTRQPLAADLTEQIGKQPQALWLAAAVLLVFALLPGFPVVYFVALAAFVFGCAWHLRRRAKRGAAAPGIGAAAHGGAAPAGALAGHAGGQAGFAMTPGAIPLMIRHGESAVRPSKLAEALDALRAHKFEQLGLPLPEIHLQADAGLAADAVQILLYQEPVVTLAMPANEWLADARGASVAQRVRVEPLPFAQLQLQWIDPAHADALAALGVTVHRDEARVAHCVSLVIDRHAAQFIGVQETRFLMDAMESRYAELVKEVQRQMPIGRIADVLQRLVDERVSVRDLRGIFEALVEWAPREKDPVMLAEYVRVALRRHIATRHRAGQPWINCWMIGDRIESMVRESIRQTAAGSYSSLAPEHTHAIVARLKSALADADLRRTVLVTAIDVRRFVRKMVEREFGELPVLSFQEIGDEAELRVIGTADLIGELADAAA
- a CDS encoding secretion protein, which produces MEFAHAGTRLFVEVADGRLTLSLASAVDAARRRDALMRVIARCDPLRMQGLVLRAFAAGSQLVVSCAFPRDTSVDDWLAGHRTMRRLLDAHAGDAA
- a CDS encoding two component system sensor kinase, which translates into the protein MSALWEKSLTARIMVILSCAMTAFWLLSESIGFYFRYIEAQRELRSELTWQLESIAQEESRRYEYAERQARMLMSWWSVLDERIILRPKAQASVQHAIFVPFKDAKGNRELVERAREIVEIYGHADPRNRMDTFLLLPTEGIVLFEPETMSRDDMQRKIAALSTLRTLPKLPVVHWGAAIKDSNGMIRAAAAVVDPNTGIVAGQNLRVGDFPAIAKDMGLEAPPRFALQSQTGDVFWMGADVSAKPPPAFVLPPKCDRTHWIRRGDYYVICTPLSGPNWQVAAIYPVSAVTDKAMSLLPLTTRWTFVVQLLLIAFVYVTLQRQLGQPLQHFVDIIDAQREGDLGRRLPTGRRDELGRIASAYNSLLSTVNAYYKTLESKVRERTRELAEAKRIAESASHRKSEHIASISHELRTPLNGIVGALALLNRSALQAEQRDLVRVAQQSSSYLLGIVNNVLDFSRIEAGQLELASEESDLLALLDQAMLTIHIRAQEKSLSLRTFVAADVPRRVWLDGLRVRQILINLLGNAVKFTEHGHIHLTVERRADMLAFVVEDTGKGIPDDYQLDIFKPFVQVRAHDSGNGLGLPIASRLANLMNGEILLDSRLGKGTRFTVLLPLQADERAPAPLAGTLVAPAALHMQMRVWGLQVETGDNALFPMPESGYLPGKLWDKVVLALRGEAVQEEVAPKAICPWSLKILVVDDVAVNRDIVGKMLRELGHRTRAAASGQLALKLGRSHVFDLVLMDVRMPELDGMATAKRWRHVAEGVLDPDTPIVALTANASPAEHERAKAAGMNGYLTKPVSLEQLADMINQVASTQLARGVELTPNAKSCSPLFDLNDAAMREKLHQALVDLHRQIDAAWHARDAASMLNVLHALKGCAGQGGLDLVREAAEQQERQVRSGGWMSGHDVRDLAELISIQFA